In Brettanomyces bruxellensis chromosome 8, complete sequence, a genomic segment contains:
- a CDS encoding uncharacterized protein (BUSCO:EOG092651K1), whose product MSQKPPFRNSYRERKVATSDAKSCLICFKPSTSVLITDNSKDWFYVCPSHLSDANFCSTVYEDEAGVSKSSEHSALVRKESILIRKSKRLELEIENSASSFNKVKGYFKWGKKKEEDTKDDNEEGKDDKGDDDAKEDDTTKKEESVNAEVQLKELKGEKLPDIKKELNTFEKLYKRYKLDQVFYRNRLLSDYKKQKRAQIRKSFENGTLFPSLDNLPDLPKHENANGKSDTTK is encoded by the coding sequence ATGAGTCAAAAGCCACCTTTTAGAAACTCTTATCGTGAAAGGAAAGTGGCGACGTCAGATGCCAAATCATGTCTTATCTGTTTTAAGCCTTCCACATCCGTTCTTATTACAGATAACAGCAAAGACTGGTTTTACGTGTGCCCATCACACTTAAGTGATGCCAATTTCTGCAGTACAGTGtatgaagatgaagctGGAGTGTCAAAATCATCAGAGCATAGTGCATTGGTGCGAAAAGAGAGTATTTTGATTCGCAAGAGCAAGCGGTTAGAATTAGAGATAGAAAACAGCGCAAGCTCTTTCAATAAAGTGAAAGGGTACTTTAAGTggggaaagaagaaggaggaagataCGAAAGATGACAATGAGGAGGGTAAGGACGATAAGGGTGACGATGATGCAAAGGAGGATGATACGacaaaaaaggaggagagTGTGAATGCAGAGGTGCAATTGAAGGAACttaaaggtgaaaaattacCGGAtataaagaaggagttgaATACTTTCGAAAAGCTGTACAAGCGATACAAATTGGACCAGGTTTTCTACCGGAACAGACTTCTATCAGATtataaaaagcagaaaagagCCCAAATCCGGAAAAGTTTCGAAAACGGGACGCTTTTCCCATCTTTGGACAATCTTCCGGACCTGCCAAAAcatgaaaatgcaaatggtAAAAGCGACACCACAAAATAA
- a CDS encoding uncharacterized protein (CAZy:GT71) yields MPNVIKPLFERLAHLGFSTHQSLNVLILVLGVLAFCFICECIFYVLTNSSAGIVISQATFAATRLFSQYDRNVKNLYFNSESKNVITGKVIVNLIEDEYEKSKRERLALFSKEKDILEKIKVSPLQFSYDGSQIDFKKLLSDYSDILNENRLSFPHPERITTNSGKPVIWKTEFLDKGFETLSEKRLREIMHFDSLFVRDLRFKHSRVVNSLPSEFPEGLYNGEGYVMVGGGKYTWFAFLSIQSLRKSGAKLPLELMIPNEADYEPYLCNEVLPKQYNARCVTFASIYGKSVLKKFGQVKGYQIKSFALLGSSFENVLYLDSDNFAVKNPDYLFQSDLFKKYQMITWPDFWRRTSSPALYSVLGIKVGSKPVRRLNDLFTDPNQYTTADDLVSPEEEVNFHDLKGTLMDWTTEAGQIMLNKTLHFNTLLLSLYYNYDGPAGFHPLISQGGAGEGDKETYVLAAYYLKKMSYQVYKKPDKLYGTFVKTANWYVDSTIVQMDPVVDYENLKRIILQNQADVKAAKKFTYNYDYTYGKYVTRGNGIVPSPMFYHIHSPKMDPFEYVTHDWFTDMEDNPIRNFGDSFADIGYDLELWIWEKVKENLCGPDSFSFRCFESENITLICDNKVVDNRIKWLQDSGKAVLDNSDSKQHEEVDAIDSDKSSELDDLIYEKIKNSLNYDYDESL; encoded by the coding sequence ATGCCAAATGTAATAAAGCCGCTTTTTGAGCGTTTGGCTCATCTTGGTTTTTCAACCCATCAGAGTCTGAATGTCCTGATCCTGGTACTAGGAGTATtggctttttgttttatttgtgaATGCATCTTTTACGTTTTAACGAACAGTTCAGCTGGAATTGTGATCTCCCAGGCAACATTTGCGGCTACAAGACTGTTCAGTCAGTACGATCGAAACGTGAAAAATCTCTACTTCAATAGTGAGTCCAAGAATGTCATCACCGGAAAAGTAATAGTTAATTTGATTGAAGATGAGTATGAAAAATCCAAAAGGGAAAGGCTGGCTTTGTTTTCCAAGGAGAAGGATATTttagaaaagataaaagtgAGCCCGCTTCAATTCAGTTACGATGGATCTCAAATCGATTTCAAGAAACTGCTATCCGATTACAGCGATATCCTGAATGAAAATAGATTAAGCTTTCCGCATCCAGAAAGAATTACGACAAATAGCGGAAAGCCGGTGATTTGGAAAACGGAGTTTCTTGATAAAGGGTTTGAAACATTGTCCGAGAAGCGGCTTCGTGAGATAATGCATTTTGACAGCCTGTTTGTGAGGGATCTTCGTTTTAAGCATTCGAGAGTTGTAAACAGTCTACCTTCAGAATTTCCAGAAGGTCTATACAATGGAGAGGGATATGTGATGGTTGGAGGCGGAAAATATACGTGGTTTGCATTTTTATCGATACAATCACTCCGAAAAAGTGGTGCTAAACTCCCATTAGAGCTAATGATACCAAACGAAGCCGATTATGAGCCTTATTTGTGCAACGAGGTCCTTCCAAAGCAGTATAATGCGAGATGCGTCACTTTTGCAAGCATCTATGGCAAGAGTGTACTGAAGAAGTTTGGTCAGGTTAAAGGGTATCAGATAAAATCGTTTGCATTACTTGGTTCATCTTTTGAGAATGTGCTTTATCTAGACTCTGACAACTTTGCAGTGAAAAACCCGGACTACTTGTTCCAGTCAGACCTTTTTAAGAAATACCAGATGATCACGTGGCCTGATTTCTGGCGGAGAACATCCTCTCCTGCTCTTTACTCTGTTTTGGGAATTAAAGTTGGCTCTAAACCGGTCAGGCGCTTAAATGATTTGTTTACAGATCCAAACCAATACACAACAGCCGATGATCTTGTTTCgccagaagaagaagtgaaTTTTCATGATCTGAAAGGAACATTAATGGATTGGACTACCGAGGCAGGCCAGATCATGCTTAATAAAACGCTTCACTTTAATACTTTGCTACTTTCTTTATATTACAACTATGATGGACCGGCCGGCTTTCATCCATTAATATCCCAAGGAGGAGCTGGGGAAGGTGATAAGGAAACATACGTTTTGGCAGCATACtacttgaaaaagatgagtTATCAAGTTTACAAGAAGCCGGATAAACTGTACGGTACCTTTGTCAAGACAGCAAACTGGTACGTCGACTCCACAATCGTCCAGATGGACCCTGTTGTGGATTATGAGAACCTAAAACGCATTATATTGCAGAATCAAGCCGATGTCAAGGCTGCCAAGAAGTTTACATACAACTACGATTATACATATGGAAAATACGTCACTCGAGGAAACGGAATTGTGCCATCACCCATGTTTTATCACATTCACTCGCCAAAGATGGACCCATTTGAGTACGTGACTCATGACTGGTTTACGGATATGGAAGATAACCCAATTCGAAATTTTGGTGACAGCTTTGCCGATATTGGATATGATTTGGAGCTTTGGATATGGGAGAAGGTGAAGGAAAACTTGTGCGGACCAGATTCATTCAGCTTCCGATGCTTTGAGTCCGAAAATATTACACTTATCTGTGACAACAAGGTGGTTGATAACAGAATAAAGTGGCTTCAAGATAGTGGAAAGGCAGTGCTTGATAATTCTGACAGCAAACAgcatgaagaagttgatgcAATTGACTCAGATAAAAGCTCGGAGCTGGACGATTTGATATACGAGAAGATCAAGAACTCGCTAAACTATGATTATGATGAATCGCTCTAA